DNA sequence from the Rhizoctonia solani chromosome 14, complete sequence genome:
ctaattacgacacccacaataaggagctcctggctatCATTAAAGCActagaggaatggaggatattcttggaagcaatGGACAAACCGGTACaagtcttcacggatcataggaatctggagtattggatgcaggcacggacattcAACCGCAGGCATGCCCGATGGCGTGTATTCTTGAgcgatttcaactttgaaatccactatcgcccaggaaagcaatcagggaagccagacGCGCTGTCCAGAAGATCAGATTACGTAGACACGCCCCCAGAGccagaagtcatgttaccagcagaagtctttgccaatacctctgaggaagaagtcgaaattgtcacggaaattTGCTCCAGACTCAGGGAGGACCCATCCttggaacccatcatccagtttctAACAGAGGAcgcggacaatgcacctccctccatttggaaagcttacagagactacgactgggaggaagacctgcTATGGTATTGAGGGAAACTTGTGGTTCCAGACTCAGAGATCCTGAAGGAACGattactcagggaattccatgactcccccctAGCCGGTCACCCGGGCCAACAGAGAACCCTTGAACTTCTaagccgcaactactggtggccaggcatgaaatCATCCACCAAAGattgggtagaatgttgccccacCTGCCAGGCTAACCGTCGAGCCCACGCCCCGGTCATTGCCCTGAAAcctctggaagttcccccctatccgtttcacaccatctcctatgacttcatcacaggttTTCCAAAATCTAATGGTCACGACGCAATCTTGGTAGTCATcgactccttttccaaatttgggcatttcatcccaaccaccaaGAAAGTTACGTCCAAGGGTCTAGCAGAATTGTTCATCTCtcatgtgtggaaactaCATGGACTACCAGTCAAGACAATATCAGACAGAGGAACTACGTTCACAGGGaagttcctaagggcactctaccaacgccttggtgTAAGACCATCcttctcatcagcctaccacccggagtcagacggtcaaacagaaagggtgaaccagttcattgaattcTACCTGAGGTTGTACGTTGCGGCAGATCACTCAGACTGGGCTTCCTGGTTGCCACTAGCGGAATACGCATATAACAACGCTAAGCACTCCGCCACCGGGAAAACCCCATTTGAATTGGTATACGGGAGGAATCCAGTAATGAATCCGTCCAACGTCCCTGcaaacgtaccagaagccaATCACGTGGCTAACACCTTggcacaagaatggaaagaagcggaatccgccctgagaatgacaaaggaaaaaATGGCAGGGACCAAGGGAGTGATCCCGGAATATTCCATTggggaaaaagtctggctagacgccaagaacgtGGAGATACgttccaactccaacaaattggaccccaagcgcctaggacccttcaaaatcaccaagaaaatctccagccacgcgtaccgcctggaactccctgagaccatgaaaatccatgatgtATTTTATGTAGGATTACTGTCCAAAGTCCACGAATCCCCGAGCCAACCACTCCCAGaacaaccccctcctgaaacaatagaaggggaagaagagtatgaagttgaacaaatcattgactctaaaCAACAaaaagggaaatggttttatttgataaaatggaaaggatacggtccagaagacaattcatgggaaccggaagaactactggaacacagtcaggaagagatcaagcgcttcaaccaagctagactcagaaaggcttgtgacgccgccaagagcctttaaggggggggcaatgttacaaacCCCTAagttataccattggaatcgcctcttttttctaatatttttactattttttacggactcaatatctgttgtttttcagtcacgtgatctcagcgcttattatgccgagatgccgcgccgagatgccgtgccaagggcgcttaggagaaatccacgcttctgcgcagcccgcagcacacttctcatttgttatatgtacttcttttcacacgcgcacagaccatgtaaatagtgtgcctctgtctatatatacagcagggaaattgcttggaaccaccaagtcaattttaccttgtctcttactcattagagaaggtagccagccagctaagtagccggcccctaagtagttcccaaacgctcaccacccctttactcaccacacctcccaggcctaaggcccccttgcagtagtatagaagtagtagactgccctaagcggtattagtatagcctagatagttagttacatcagcagtgtctgtagtagtacggccataagcgcccgcccactagcgtgtacccaaccttacagttggcgtacaacatcCAATGAGTCAGCaaccagatcacatgatcaactcattgttgacaaatcaagtatgactaagcatgatgacaaatgcttagtcagcaacctggtcacatgatcaactcatgaatgacaaatcaactatgaccaagcataatgacaaatgcttagtcatcaagtactacctgcactgccacaatcacatgatgatggctgtgcTTGATCTCTGGGTAAAACCGggccggattggggaatagaattaccatataaggaaattggatgagtcatacttatattgtggctgtgcatgccaagagtatgagtcatacttaagtGGTGTTCCACgtgatcatgtgctaaaaatagaaccaactccgccaagacctcacctcaccggtgtatttcttggcatctgattggctaatcaagcactgccacatggttttttgactcatactgcttcttgaggctgtgctccagctccaagaggctgtgctcctatttgaaatatgtatatagacccaagtgatgcccaggtatatatatgggtggaacaagctgcttagaaagccagcttgatttccctcgtcttacaacctatagggacaagcaggtgttgctacacctcaaaaagagcaactgcgtgatttatttgaaattcaactatcaacaactgtcaacaaaggatCTCCACTGATCCTTCTTTCTGATTAGTGataagaagtactgtcagagtcttctcatcactaggaccctaggtgtccactgctttacttgcaaatagctaaagacttcctctgtgggttgcgctattttgcCTCTTGCTAACTAagacttcttgtcttctacttgcaaatagctaaagacttcctttgtgggttgcgctatttgGCTTCTTACTGACTAAGATAGGTATATCTTGGAACTTGCAAGTAATAGAGACTATTATAGTGCTCTATTTGGCCTTTTGCAACAATATGGGAATTCATAAGATGCAACCTAGGCGTGTATTTGGGACTTTGCCCCAATTGGATAACCCTGAACATGATCATGTCATGGAGCTGACATCTCCTATGCAAGGCATGGAACAGGGACATCAGGAAGGAGTAGGAATCACCCCTTCTAAACAGGCTGACCAACTGGATATGGAATCATTTCAACTTGCCACAGCTAGGATCCTAGACCCTAGGCATGAGAATCCAGGGAATAACACACCCTTGGAGGACCCTGCCaccagggaaaaggaaacccctttgGTAGATGAGGCAACCAGGAATAAGACAGTGAAGgattttattgaagacttTTTTGCCAAATTCCCTGAGGAAACTCAACCACCAAAAACTGAGGCAAACAGGAAACGGATTACTAATGACCACCTTACAAGTACCCAAAAGGTCTATGGATTCTTAATGGAACTAGTAATGGGAGTCAAAAGGTTGGagaaacatattgacaaccatctaaagatggaacaggaaatgCTGGATCAAGGCATTTCTCAGGAAGTGATTGATGAATTGGATAAAATACTTCCCTTGTCTTCCCTCTGGGAGGCTGAGAACTACAGTGAATCCAATTCCAATAAATCAGGGTCTACTGAAATCCAATGTGAGGTGTGTGGGAGAACAAACCACTCTACTgaagaacataggaaatcacgtgaccctAGGGCAAAGGGCAATAAAGGGTCTGACAAGCGGAAAGATAAGGGTCCTGGCAACCCAGGGTATAAAGGAAGGCATCCCATGCCTGGGAAGTCATCTCAAACCACCACTGGCACCACTACTTTCTTATCCATCCCCATTACTAAGACATCATGCCTGCCATCAGAACAGAGACCAGGATCTCCAAGGCCACTGGAGATGCCACCTCTTACCACCTTGACAGATCCAGTGAGCACAGGACCAAGTTCCCTTGGTCCCAGGACAACCTGGATCAATGGGCACCCCCAGATCCATCCATGGGCTGGGACATGGGGAATGATCAACCCCCTATCACCAACATCTATGACTGGCATAAGGTCATCACAAGAtgtgactccttccaacaatccaaggcttatgccaaactacttgatccctcagcaacccttgattacataccaatgggTCAACAATGGAAATGCTACTGGATTGGAAGAACCCTACGCTGTCCAATCAGGGGATACCTCCGCTGGGTTGGCAGTGAGCcaccaaaacaacccaaactaaTGCAAAGTACCAAGTTCTTTGTGTGTAGAGGTAATGTGGGTGCCTCTGTGGAGGATGTAGTGAGGGCCCCAGTGCTAAAGCacacaaggaagttggcagagtggcatctagacattgaggaaattgatcctgaatggtggataccaatctcaacagtaagggaatggctggctgcagaaattgaaaactggaaaaacaaactgccatcaggcttaggtggctatgtggacaacctcactcctgaggatGTCTATTACATGATCCTAGAACGCGAAATGAGCATAGAGGATCTACATGactggctcaaacaatgGGCCATGCAAGCAGCTCAGAATGATCTGAGCAGAAGTATATCTAACTTAGCAATCCATGAACTAAGTGATGAAGGAGGACATGAGTCTGACCTTGAAAGTAACAAGGCCATGAACAAATGGAATCCCTTGGATTATGCTGATGGAATGTGATGAAATATGTAACATTCCATTAGTCACCTTACattcttctcttcttccttttcttccaatgtTTGATCCTTCTTAGTAACCATGTGTCTTATCTGATCTTTCTCTAAATGCCAAATGGAGGAAGAGAAAGGATGCCTTTATTAAGACAGGAACCAGAACAGACAAGACAAGGAAAGACAAGACAAAGAGGAACTTTCTAATACAGCTTATCACCAATATACACAAAGGTACAATTGGTGTCAATCCAATCCTTGCCATCAACTGTGGCATaactacaatcagcaaatacaGAAGGCTTAGAATTGGAACATATAACAGTAGAACgcccccattggcaatggcGCTCTGATCTATAACTAGTGTGGAAGTTGAAGTCTTCCTGCACCCACATCTTCAAAGGAACCTTGGACCAATCCATATCATCCAGCACTGCATACTGAACCATAGGATGGTCACTAAACTCATCAGAGTTGAGGTTCTGCCTGAACCTAATATGGTGcccccaagaacaagccaGGGCTGACTTCCCTGTTTCTGAGGGCCCCCACAAAACAAGGATCTTACCACAATCAGATTCAGGGTCACgttccaatatattggaagCAACCCACTCCTGAACACCAGGTGGCAAGTTGACTGTAGCCCTGGTAACAACTTGTCAACATTCTCTTCTATgatgaaaaagaagaggacttacttcttaagggccttgggttCACATACACCCTGAGGAAGGGCACCCTTGTCCCTGTAGAAGTAACCAGTGAAAGCCTTGAGGTTGTTATACCCCATGGCCATATCACAAGGTTGGCGCTCCTTTAAGCAACCAAAAAATCCCTCAGCATCCTCTGCCTCCATGGCATAGGCAAAATCTTCATTACACTGTAATAAGAGAACCATCAGCTGAGAACCTCTTTCCATAACCAGGGACTTACATTGGTCTTAGCCTTCAACCCTGCAGGGCACTGGCCTAATAAGAACTCCTCTGTAAGGTTCCCATATCTTGCCTCCCAGGCATCTGCCTCCTTCTTGAGATACTCATAGGCTGATAAAGGGGCAAACCTTCCCTTATCATCCCTAAGTACAAGAAGACGCTCATGAGGGCGCACTCCCTTATACTTCCATAGGTTCAGGGCCTCTGATGAGATGAGGGTCCTGGCCCAAACAATAACATGGCAATGCCAATCAGGCTGCCATTCACCTTCCCTCAGGTCATGGGACTCAGTGACTCCCATGGCATACTCCAAAAGGGAATTTGCCCCACTCCTCAGAGTAAGAAGATGATCTACAAGACTTGAATAATCTTCAGTAAAAGTAAAAACATCCTGGGTATAACTACTTACTCTTTTATAACCTCATGGCGAGAGGTTTCCCTTGTCTCCTCACTCTTGACATAACAAGCATAAGTGAGAAGATAACACTTCCCCTTACAATGGAAGCGCCTTCCTTCTTGGGGAAGAACCCCAATGTCCTCCTGCCCTTCAGGGCTGCAGGAACAATAGATTCCCTTGACTCCAATGGAGCCATGGATGGGACAATGGAGCTTCCTCCATTTTCTAAGTCTTCCCTGTTGCTGGGCACTGCTAACCAACGCCTGGACAAGGGGGGAAGCACACAGGATATCTGTGACTTTACAGTTATCTTTTAGTAAAAGGATTTTGCTAGCAAACAAGACCACttactccttcttcttgggagtCCAGATCCAACCTTCTTTTGAGAGTCCTGGGAGTGAGCTGTGACAGAGGCAGCTCTTGACTCTGCCACACAGTAGATGCAATCTGGGAAACATAGGGGGTGGCACCCAACAGCCCTGAAGGCTGTGAATCCAAGACTGTGGAGGGAGTGGCGCTGGCAGTTGGGCATTGAGACATGTTGATGACTTATCCCACCTCCCACTGCCCTCTTCTTTATACCATGGGGGCCAAGAGACTGAATCAGAGGGAAATGACTTACTATACCAATCCTTTCTGAACAATAAAATGGCACCATACAGtaaccaagcaaccatg
Encoded proteins:
- a CDS encoding Reverse transcriptase (RNA-dependent DNA polymerase) produces the protein MILRDYPTDPIKTLIDSGATSNFISPALVEKLKIPKTLLENPRVVQLAVSANGHFHHIPFLVCPIGNTPAILGMTWLTSESPLIDWQQGLVMFPEQVQIASKEEADINPLADLPPQYHEFAKVFGKEEFKVLPPHREYDISIDLVPDAKLSPGPIYGMTDAESKALKQHIDEELATGKIRPSTSSAGAPVMFVKKADGSLRLVVDYRKLNDVTHKNVYPLPQQDDLMSKLRHAKIFTKLDLRWGYNNVRIKEGDEWKTAFRTKYGLFEYLVMPFGLTNAPAAFQHFMNDLFRDLIDVTVVIYLDDILIFSEDPKDHPAHVREVLSRLMRNQLFCKLLKCHFHVTTVDYLGIVISPAGFSMDQKKIEAVTTWPQPKTVKQVQAFLGFVNYLRRFIPNFSSVARPLHNLTKKETPWSWETSEEAAFKELKALVTQSPVLIHSNPALPYYLETDASGVAMGAILSQQGPDNRLHPIAYMSKSFSGAEANYDTHNKELLAIIKALEEWRIFLEAMDKPVQVFTDHRNLEYWMQARTFNRRHARWRVFLSDFNFEIHYRPGKQSGKPDALSRRSDYVDTPPEPEVMLPAEVFANTSEEEVEIVTEICSRLREDPSLEPIIQFLTEDADNAPPSIWKAYRDYDWEEDLLWEFHDSPLAGHPGQQRTLELLSRNYWWPGMKSSTKDWVECCPTCQANRRAHAPVIALKPLEVPPYPFHTISYDFITGFPKSNGHDAILVVIDSFSKFGHFIPTTKKVTSKGLAELFISHVWKLHGLPVKTISDRGTTFTGKFLRALYQRLGVRPSFSSAYHPESDGQTERVNQFIEFYLRLYVAADHSDWASWLPLAEYAYNNAKHSATGKTPFELVYGRNPVMNPSNVPANVPEANHVANTLAQEWKEAESALRMTKEKMAGTKGVIPEYSIGEKVWLDAKNVEIRSNSNKLDPKRLGPFKITKKISSHAYRLELPETMKIHDVFYVGLLSKVHESPSQPLPEQPPPETIEGEEEYEVEQIIDSKQQKGKWFYLIKWKGYGPEDNSWEPEELLEHSQEEIKRFNQARLRKACDAAKSL
- a CDS encoding Vegetative incompatibility protein HET-E-1, encoding MPAIRTETRISKATGDATSYHLDRSSEHRTKFPWSQDNLDQWAPPDPSMGWDMGNDQPPITNIYDWHKVITRCDSFQQSKAYAKLLDPSATLDYIPMGQQWKCYWIGRTLRCPIRGYLRWVGSEPPKQPKLMQSTKFFVCRGNVGASVEDVVRAPVLKHTRKLAEWHLDIEEIDPEWWIPISTVREWLAAEIENWKNKLPSGLGGYVDNLTPEDVYYMILEREMSIEDLHDWLKQWAMQAAQNDLSRSISNLAIHELSDEGGHESDLESNKAMNKWNPLDYADGM